The following coding sequences lie in one Apium graveolens cultivar Ventura chromosome 1, ASM990537v1, whole genome shotgun sequence genomic window:
- the LOC141719445 gene encoding uncharacterized protein LOC141719445 isoform X1: MTIGIRALDFSDMANSLTINFPIVSYSPNSFQNPNFFHPNQYNSPPTPAYQYTPAPTPSYFYHDVQPPPYQCYTTTYTPDFSLTSMLITDITKNYLHYLDDNVSQLDAKMGQIRLLFEKKNIVANRCDIAQEDQFEVSGEACKENVEVKAEEEGSDKVNRMLEILENMGKLLTDMSKSVKEDANDDNTQSKSILPNLVEMILEALEYETVFHELQSMIEMLTGVKKSVEGHSSHAQSCVIVLSFQRKKRQTLVFSATITPSSDFRKKLTRGSLKSKLNDDLHSMEHL; encoded by the exons AtgacaattggtatcagagctctcGATTTCTCGGACATGGCGAACTCCCTCACTATCAATTTTCCTATTGTTTCATATTCACCAAACTCttttcaaaaccctaatttctttCATCCTAACCAATACAACTCACCCCCAACCCCTGCATATCAGTATACACCTGCCCCAACACCTTCATATTTCTATCACGATGTTCAACCACCACCATATCAATGTTATACCACTACTTACACACCTGACTTTTCACTGACTTCGATGCTTATAACTGATATTACGAAGAATTACTTACACTATTTGGATGATAATGTTAGTCAATTAGATGCAAAAATGGGTCAAATCCGCCTGTTATTTGAGAAGAAAAATATAGTGGCAAATCGCTGTGATATTGCTCAGGAAGATCAGTTTGAGGTAAGTGGGGAAGCTTGCAAAGAAAATGTGGAAGTTAAAGCAGAAGAGGAGGGGTCGGATAAAGTCAATCGAATGTTAGAGATACTTGAGAATATGGGAAAGCTCCTCACTGATATGTCAAAATCGGTAAAGGAAGATGCCAATGATGATAATACCCAGTCAAAGTCGATTCTCCCAAATTTG GTGGAAATGATACTTGAAGCCTTGGAATATGAAACTG TGTTTCATGAGTTGCAGTCCATGATAGAGATGTTGACAGGGGTTAAGAAATCTGTTGAAGGGCACTCTTCTCATGCACAAAGTTGTGTTATTGTGTTAAGCTTCCAGAGAAAAAAAAGGCAGACACTTGTATTTTCTGCAACTATTACCCCGTCTTCCGATTTTCGGAAGAAGCTAACGCGTGGATCTTTAAAATCAAAACTCAACGATGATTTGCATTCAATGGAACATTTGTAG
- the LOC141719455 gene encoding uncharacterized protein LOC141719455 isoform X2, translating into MTIGIRALDFSDMANSLTINFPIVSYSPNPFQNPNFFHPNQYNSPPTPAYQYTPAPTPSYFYHDVQPPPYQCYTTTYTPDFSLTSMLITDITKNYLHYLDDNVSQLDAKMGQIRLLFEKKNIVANRCDIAQEDQFEVSGEACKENVEVKAEEEGSDKVNRMLEILENMGKLLTDMSKSVKEDANDDNTQSKSILPNLVEMILEALEYETGDCKFMNASSEPEMIPNASFEYM; encoded by the exons AtgacaattggtatcagagctctcGATTTCTCGGACATGGCGAACTCCCTCACTATCAATTTTCCTATTGTTTCATATTCACCAAACCCttttcaaaaccctaatttctttCATCCTAACCAATACAACTCACCCCCAACCCCTGCATATCAGTATACACCTGCCCCAACACCTTCATATTTCTATCACGACGTTCAACCACCACCATATCAATGTTATACCACTACTTACACACCTGACTTTTCACTGACTTCGATGCTTATAACTGATATTACGAAGAATTACTTACACTATTTGGATGATAATGTTAGTCAATTAGATGCAAAAATGGGTCAAATCCGCCTGTTATTTGAGAAGAAAAATATAGTGGCAAATCGCTGTGATATTGCTCAGGAAGATCAGTTTGAGGTAAGTGGGGAAGCTTGCAAAGAAAATGTGGAAGTTAAAGCAGAAGAGGAGGGGTCGGATAAAGTCAATCGAATGTTAGAGATACTTGAGAATATGGGAAAGCTCCTCACTGATATGTCAAAATCGGTAAAGGAAGATGCCAATGATGATAATACCCAGTCAAAGTCGATTCTCCCAAATTTG GTGGAAATGATACTTGAAGCCTTGGAATATGAAACTG GGGATTGTAAGTTCATGAATGCGAGTTCTGAGCCAGAAATGATCCCAAATGCTTCATTCGAGTACATGTAA
- the LOC141719445 gene encoding uncharacterized protein LOC141719445 isoform X2 codes for MTIGIRALDFSDMANSLTINFPIVSYSPNSFQNPNFFHPNQYNSPPTPAYQYTPAPTPSYFYHDVQPPPYQCYTTTYTPDFSLTSMLITDITKNYLHYLDDNVSQLDAKMGQIRLLFEKKNIVANRCDIAQEDQFEVSGEACKENVEVKAEEEGSDKVNRMLEILENMGKLLTDMSKSVKEDANDDNTQSKSILPNLVEMILEALEYETGDCKFMNASSEPEMIPNASFEYM; via the exons AtgacaattggtatcagagctctcGATTTCTCGGACATGGCGAACTCCCTCACTATCAATTTTCCTATTGTTTCATATTCACCAAACTCttttcaaaaccctaatttctttCATCCTAACCAATACAACTCACCCCCAACCCCTGCATATCAGTATACACCTGCCCCAACACCTTCATATTTCTATCACGATGTTCAACCACCACCATATCAATGTTATACCACTACTTACACACCTGACTTTTCACTGACTTCGATGCTTATAACTGATATTACGAAGAATTACTTACACTATTTGGATGATAATGTTAGTCAATTAGATGCAAAAATGGGTCAAATCCGCCTGTTATTTGAGAAGAAAAATATAGTGGCAAATCGCTGTGATATTGCTCAGGAAGATCAGTTTGAGGTAAGTGGGGAAGCTTGCAAAGAAAATGTGGAAGTTAAAGCAGAAGAGGAGGGGTCGGATAAAGTCAATCGAATGTTAGAGATACTTGAGAATATGGGAAAGCTCCTCACTGATATGTCAAAATCGGTAAAGGAAGATGCCAATGATGATAATACCCAGTCAAAGTCGATTCTCCCAAATTTG GTGGAAATGATACTTGAAGCCTTGGAATATGAAACTG GGGATTGTAAGTTCATGAATGCGAGTTCTGAGCCAGAAATGATCCCAAATGCTTCATTCGAGTACATGTGA
- the LOC141661399 gene encoding glutamine--fructose-6-phosphate aminotransferase [isomerizing] 1, with amino-acid sequence MCGIFAYLNYGVSRERGYILQVLFNGLRRLEYRGYDSAGISIDSVNDFNLSMSPLVFRQAGNIESLVKSVYQEVASTYLNLEEAYSVHAGIAHTRWATHGEPAPRNSHPQSSGSGNDFLVVHNGVITNYEVLKQTLIRHRFKFESETDTEVIPKLAKFVFDQANEGDQAVTFSQVVLEVMRHLEGAYALIFKSRHYPNELIACKRGSPLLLGVKEYPGDGETPASFNDARFLSTNDQPKELYFSSDAHALVEHTKKVLVIEDGEVVHLKNGSVSILKFDDGKGTLNGPISRPAAVQRALSILEMEVEQINKGKYEHYMQKEIHEQPESLTTTMRGRLIHGGSSKANTVLLGGLKDHLKTIRRSRRMVFIGCGTSYNAALASRPILEELSGIPVTLEIASDLLDRQGPIYREDTVAFVSQSGETADTLNALNYALENGALCVGITNTVGSAIARKTHCGVHINAGSEIGVASTKAYTSQIVAMTMLALAIGSDSISSEARRESIVDGLVDLPSKVREVLKLDNEMKDLAKLLIAEQSLLVFGRGYNYATALEGALKVKEVALMHSEGILAGEMKHGPLALVDENLPIFVIATHDSCFSKQQSVIQQLHARKGRLIVMCSKEDAASMNVGKYVRVIEVPHVEDCLQPVINIVPLQLLAYHLTVLRGHNVDQPRNLAKSVTTE; translated from the exons ATGTGTGGGATATTTGCGTACTTGAATTATGGAGTGAGTAGAGAGAGAGGTTACATTTTGCAAGTACTTTTTAATGGACTTCGTCGATTGGAGTATAGAGGTTATGATTCTGCTGGAATTTCAATTGATTCTGTTAATGATTTCAATCTCTCTATGTCTCCTCTCGTTTTTCGACAAGCTGGAAATATTGAATCTCTTGTTAAATCTGTTTATCAAG AGGTCGCCTCTACATATTTAAATTTGGAAGAAGCATATTCTGTTCACGCTGGAATTGCACACACTCGCTGGGCAACACATGGCGAACCAGCTCCAAGAAACAGCCATCCTCAGTCTTCTGGTAGTGGAAACGACTTCTTGGTTGTTCACAATGGTGTCATCACTAATTATGAG GTGTTAAAACAAACACTAATCCGTCATCGGTTTAAGTTTGAATCTGAAACAGATACAGAAGTGATTCCAAAGCTTGCAAAGTTTGTATTTGACCAAGCAAATGAAG GTGATCAGGCTGTTACATTTAGTCAGGTTGTACTTGAAGTTATGAGGCACCTTGAAGGGGCATATGCCCTAATTTTTAAAAGCCGGCATTATCCAAATGAATTGATTGCTTGCAAGCGTGGAAGTCCACTGCTTCTTGGTGTGAAA GAATATCCAGGAGATGGAGAAACCCCTGCTTCATTTAACGATGCTAGATTTCTTTCAACAAATGATCAACCGAAAGAATTATATTTTTCAAGTGATGCTCATGCACTAGTCGAACACACAAAGAAGGTCTTGGTGATTGAGGATGGTGAAGTTGTTCACCTTAAG AATGGCAGTGTGTCAATTCTCAAGTTTGATGATGGCAAGGGAACTCTTAATGGTCCTATTTCTAGGCCTGCTGCTGTGCAACGTGCATTATCCATTCTTGAGATGGAAGTGGAGCAAATAAATAAAGGGAAATATGAGCATTATATGCAAAAGGAAATTCATGAGCAACCAGAATCTTTGACAACAACAATGCGGGGGAGACTGATACATGGAGGCTCAAGCAAAGCCAATACTGTCCTTTTAGGTGGACTAAAGGATCACCTTAAGACGATCAGAAGAAGTAGAAGGATGGTCTTTATCGGTTGTGGTACTAGCTACAATGCTGCTTTGGCTTCAAGACCTATTTTAGAAGAACTTTCTG GTATACCCGTGACGTTGGAGATAGCTAGTGATTTATTAGATCGACAGGGACCAATATACAGAGAAGATACTGTTGCTTTTGTTAGTCAATCTGGTGAAACTGCTGATACACTGAATGCATTGAACTATGCCCTAGAGAATGGTGCATTATGTGTAGGTATTACGAACACTGTAGGTAGTGCAATTGCAAGGAAAACACACTGTGGTGTACATATAAATGCAGGCTCCGAGATTGGTGTGGCAAGTACAAAG GCTTATACAAGTCAAATTGTGGCAATGACTATGTTGGCTCTAGCAATTGGGAGTGATTCAATTTCAAGTGAAGCAAGAAGGGAGTCTATTGTTGATGGTCTTGTTGATTTACCGA GTAAAGTAAGAGAAGTATTGAAGCTTGATAACGAGATGAAAGATCTTGCAAAATTACTAATTGCTGAGCAATCACTTCTTGTGTTTGGAAGAGGATACAATTATGCAACAGCACTAGAGGGTGCTTTGAAGGTGAAAGAGGTGGCCCTTATGCACAGTGAAGGAATACTTGCTGGTGAAATGAAACATGGTCCACTGGCTTTAGTTGATGAAAACCTTCCAATTTTTGTTATTGCCACCCATGATTCATGCTTCAG CAAACAGCAATCTGTAATTCAACAATTGCATGCTCGTAAAGGTCGACTAATAGTGATGTGTTCAAAAGAAGATGCTGCCTCTATGAATGTTGGTAAATATGTTCGAGTGATCGAAGTTCCTCACGTGGAAGACTGTCTGCAACCTGTAATTAACATCGTCCCTCTTCAG CTTTTAGCATACCATCTTACTGTTTTACGGGGTCACAATGTTGACCAGCCTCGGAATCTTGCAAAAAGTGTGACAACTGAATGA